One Tachypleus tridentatus isolate NWPU-2018 chromosome 3, ASM421037v1, whole genome shotgun sequence DNA window includes the following coding sequences:
- the LOC143246420 gene encoding galactosylceramide sulfotransferase-like isoform X1 encodes MSTDLLMPVMKRGKHTYRQTWILLFLAGLSVLLILFFVNVYPKNIRSVTYISKCMEKKTNVVFLKTHKTGSSSIQNVLMRFGYNQDLLFALPKKGNYFGHPRPFHHAMIPNLTKPVTGKSHYNIFTHHTRFNYLELKRSMPENTVFITILRDPVELFESLYSYYSLNDFYKTPLSHFSVNISEENSDMRFGDKIGRNQMSFDLGLEVKDFENVSVLRDFTVKLNEEFDLVMITEQIDESLILLQNLLCWEIDDVVTFKLNARNEKFIKRLTPSVRLRLQKVNYADQVLYNFFKERLAEKIQNFGRAKLGAKVKELRIRKDFWYNFCVHGETLLINTKGIEKLAYVNPKVTKLKVRKNDTCIKMTEYELTFTEMLRLKQKHLVSYYTGNNS; translated from the exons ATGTCAACTGATCTACTGATGCCAGTTATGAAGAGAGGAAAACACACGTATAGACAAACCTGGATCCTACTTTTTCTTGCTGGATTGAGcgtgttacttattttattttttgtcaatgt ATATCCGAAAAATATCCGTTCTGTAACATATATATCAAAATGCATGGAAAAGAAAAccaatgttgtttttttgaaaactCATAAAACTGGAAGTTCGAGTATACAGAACGTTCTCATGCGCTTTGGATACAACCAAGATCTTTTGTTTGCACTGCCAAAAAAGGGAAATTATTTTGGTCATCCTCGCCCATTCCATCACGCTATGATTCCAAATTTAACAAAACCCGTTACCGGCAAAAGTCATTATAATATCTTTACACACCACACAAGGTTTAACTACCTCGAATTAAAACGTTCAATGCcagaaaacactgtttttattaccaTTCTAAGAGATCCAGTTGAGTTGTTTGAGTCTCTGTATTCTTATTACTCCCTGAATGATTTTTATAAAACTCCTTTATCCCATTTTAGTGTTAATATCTCTGAGGAAAATTCAGATATGAGATTTGGTGACAAAATAGGCAGAAATCAGATGTCTTTCGACTTGGGTTTGGAAGTGAAGGATTTCGAAAACGTGAGCGTTTTACGAGATTTTACTGTAAAGTTGAACGAAGAATTTGATTTGGTAATGATCACTGAACAGATTGACGAATCACTGATTCTTCTACAAAATCTTTTATGTTGGGAGATTGATGACGTAGTTACATTTAAACTAAATGCCCGAAACGAAAAATTTATAAAACGCCTAACTCCAAGTGTCCGTTTACGTCTTCAGAAGGTCAACTATGCTGACCAAGTGCTTTACAACTTCTTCAAAGAGAGATTAGCtgaaaaaattcaaaactttggAAGAGCAAAGCTTGGTGCCAAAGTAAAAGAACTCCGAATCAGAAAAGACTTCTGGTATAATTTTTGTGTGCACGGTGAAACTTTACTGATTAATACTAAAGGTATTGAAAAACTTGCGTACGTTAATCCAAAAGTAACCAAATTGAAAGTGCGGAAAAATGATACATGCATTAAAATGACTGAATACGAATTAACATTTACGGAAATGCTTCgattaaaacagaaacatttagtTTCGTACTATACTGGAAATAATTCATAG
- the LOC143246420 gene encoding galactosylceramide sulfotransferase-like isoform X2, whose product MSTDLLMPVMKRGKHTYRQTWILLFLAGLSVLLILFFVNVVNISEENSDMRFGDKIGRNQMSFDLGLEVKDFENVSVLRDFTVKLNEEFDLVMITEQIDESLILLQNLLCWEIDDVVTFKLNARNEKFIKRLTPSVRLRLQKVNYADQVLYNFFKERLAEKIQNFGRAKLGAKVKELRIRKDFWYNFCVHGETLLINTKGIEKLAYVNPKVTKLKVRKNDTCIKMTEYELTFTEMLRLKQKHLVSYYTGNNS is encoded by the exons ATGTCAACTGATCTACTGATGCCAGTTATGAAGAGAGGAAAACACACGTATAGACAAACCTGGATCCTACTTTTTCTTGCTGGATTGAGcgtgttacttattttattttttgtcaatgt TGTTAATATCTCTGAGGAAAATTCAGATATGAGATTTGGTGACAAAATAGGCAGAAATCAGATGTCTTTCGACTTGGGTTTGGAAGTGAAGGATTTCGAAAACGTGAGCGTTTTACGAGATTTTACTGTAAAGTTGAACGAAGAATTTGATTTGGTAATGATCACTGAACAGATTGACGAATCACTGATTCTTCTACAAAATCTTTTATGTTGGGAGATTGATGACGTAGTTACATTTAAACTAAATGCCCGAAACGAAAAATTTATAAAACGCCTAACTCCAAGTGTCCGTTTACGTCTTCAGAAGGTCAACTATGCTGACCAAGTGCTTTACAACTTCTTCAAAGAGAGATTAGCtgaaaaaattcaaaactttggAAGAGCAAAGCTTGGTGCCAAAGTAAAAGAACTCCGAATCAGAAAAGACTTCTGGTATAATTTTTGTGTGCACGGTGAAACTTTACTGATTAATACTAAAGGTATTGAAAAACTTGCGTACGTTAATCCAAAAGTAACCAAATTGAAAGTGCGGAAAAATGATACATGCATTAAAATGACTGAATACGAATTAACATTTACGGAAATGCTTCgattaaaacagaaacatttagtTTCGTACTATACTGGAAATAATTCATAG
- the LOC143246421 gene encoding uncharacterized protein LOC143246421: MMGYNINSNRVGLLLLDCALIDFGIQWIVCICSILLKTEKIYDLTGSTTFILLAYLSYQWSSAYSLRQKVQTAMVMTWGLRLGLYLFTRIMKEGKDRRFDKARENPALMFLFWTMQGVWVFVTLLPTFVLNFSEKDRPVSNRDYVGWSLWILGFFLEVLADYQKAQFRNSPSNKGRFINTGLWRFSRHPNYLGEIMLWFGLYISASSVMKGYQFLTVLCPIFDMFLITRISGIPLLEQHGMKIWGHDPSYRDYVHDTAILIPFIW, translated from the exons ATGATGGgatataatattaatagtaatcgTGTAGGCCTACTGCTGTTGGACTGTGCTCTCATAGATTTTGGAATTCAGTGGATCGTTTGTATCTGTTCTATACTCTTGAAGACTGAAAAAATTTATGACTTAACTG gttCTACAACCTTTATATTATTAGCCTATCTCAGTTACCAGTGGAGCAGTGCATATAGCCTACGTCAGAAAGTTCAAACTGCAATGGTAATGACATGGGGGTTAAG ATTGGGGCTGTATCTCTTCACTCGAATTATGAAAGAGGGTAAAGATCGACGTTTTGACAAAGCCCGAGAGAATCCAGCTCTGATGTTCCTTTTTTGGACCATGCaag GAGTTTGGGTTTTCGTAACACTTCTTCCAACGTTTGTACTGAACTTTAGTGAAAAAGATCGTCCAGTGAGTAATCGAGACTATGTTGGTTGGAGTCTCTGgattttaggattttttttagAAGTTCTAGCTGACTACCAAAAAGCTCAGTTTCGGAATAGCCCAAGTAACAAG GGTAGGTTCATCAATACAGGACTGTGGAGATTTTCCCGTCATCCAAATTATCTTGGAGAGATCATGTTATGGTTTGGGTTGTATATCTCTGCCAGTTCTGTAATGAAAGGCTACCAGTTCCTGACAGTCTTGTGTCCCATATTTGATATGTTCTTGATAACACGAATTAGTGGAATCCCACTTCTGGAGCAACACGGAATGAAAATATGGGGTCATGATCCATCTTATCGAGACTATGTTCATGATACAGCAATCTTAATACCATTTATATGGTGA